One genomic region from Cydia splendana unplaced genomic scaffold, ilCydSple1.2 scaffold_97_ctg1, whole genome shotgun sequence encodes:
- the LOC134805980 gene encoding uncharacterized protein LOC134805980 codes for MGNLPAQRIKADFPFTSTAVDLACPYLITDRRGRGCKITKCYLCLFICLRYKCVHLEAVSDLSKDAFVLALRRFIARRGKPAELFCDNGRSFVAAAKEINVFFKLHENDISDFAASQGTKFKFAPAYAPNFNGYAEAGIKSAKFHLKRVLGNTHLTFEELSSLFSQVEAILNSRPLCPLSSSPNDFYPLTPGHFLIFRPLTSLPAPPLQDRNPNRLDRFLRLEQLRQHFWKRWSAEFVSLQQQRYKWRERQRDLQLGELVLIKEEGLPPLLWRMGRVVKLHNGKDGVPRVADINTARGIVKRALNRICLYLYNIESPERGSFSAPEYVSALATQPASNQPMMCGDAAQDANNVRRDQRPIRKCDARCHVSPIRLIPRQRTTLISILQSNHRSERACPRQL; via the coding sequence atgggCAATTTACCAGCGCAGCGCATAAAGGCTGATTTTCCATTCACGTCAACAGCTGTAGACTTAGCCTGTCCTTATTTAATAACAGATCGCCGTGGACGTGGATGTAAAATCACTAAATGTTATCTGTGTCTATTTATATGCTTAAGATATAAATGTGTCCATTTAGAAGCTGTGAGCGACTTGTCTAAAGACGCATTTGTGCTGGCACTCCGCAGATTTATCGCCAGGCGCGGCAAACCTGCGGAGCTGTTTTGTGATAATGGCAGAAGCTTTGTAGCTGCAGCTAAAgagataaatgttttttttaagttacatGAAAACGATATATCAGATTTTGCAGCTAGTCAAGGTACAAAATTTAAATTCGCGCCAGCTTATGCTCCTAACTTCAACGGCTACGCGGAGGCCGGCATTAAAAGCGCCAAATTTCACCTCAAACGAGTTTTGGGCAATACACACCTTACCTTTGAAGAGCTTTCATCTCTTTTTAGCCAAGTGGAAGCAATTTTGAACAGTAGGCCTCTCTGTCCACTCTCCTCCTCCCCTAATGACTTTTACCCCCTTACTCCCGGGCACTTTCTCATTTTTAGGCCGCTCACGTCGCTGCCTGCACCGCCACTGCAAGACCGGAACCCGAACCGCCTGGACCGTTTCCTGAGGCTAGAGCAACTACGGCAACACTTCTGGAAGCGCTGGTCGGCAGAGTTCGTGTCCCTACAGCAACAACGCTACAAATGGCGCGAGAGGCAACGCGATCTACAACTCGGGGAGCTCGTACTTATAAAGGAGGAAGGCTTGCCGCCCTTGCTATGGCGCATGGGCAGAGTCGTCAAATTACATAATGGAAAGGATGGAGTGCCGCGCGTAGCAGACATCAATACCGCTAGAGGGATAGTCAAGCGAGCACTCAACCGAATATGCCTCTACCTGTACAACATAGAGAGTCCTGAAAGGGGATCTTTCAGCGCCCCGGAGTATGTTAGCGCTCTGGCAACCCAGCCAGCTTCGAACCAACCAATGATGTGTGGAGATGCAGCCCAAGATGCCAACAATGTACGGCGAGATCAGCGGCCAATCAGAAAGTGCGATGCTAGATGCCATGTTTCGCCTATAAGACTCATCCCCAGGCAGCGGACCACTCTCATCTCTATCTTGCAATCTAATCACCGATCAGAACGCGCGTGTCCTAGacaattataa